The bacterium genome segment ATTTATTAATCAAGGCCAGCAGACACCCTAAGGCCAAAAAGGCCCCCGGCGGAAGAATCATAACCAACACCGGTTGATAAGCCGCCCCAAAAAGAGCCCCCCCCAGAATAGTGCCGTTACCTAAGATCTCCCGAACAACCCCCACCCCAGTCAACGACAGGGTAATACCCACCCCCATTCCTAAACCATCAGCCAGAGAAGGAATCGGGGGGTGTTTGCTGGCAAAGGCTTCGGCTCGTCCCAGGATCACACAATTAACCACAATAAGGGGGATAAAAAGTCCCAATGCCTTGTATAACTTATAGTCGATCGCCGCAATTCCCATATCAACAATGGTGACAAAGGCGGCAATAATCACTATAAAAGTAGGGATCCTTACCTTGGCTGGGATTGATTTTCTGAGAATAGAAATGACCAGATTGGAACAACATAAAACAGCAGTGGTCGCAGCGCCCATAGCCAATCCGTTTAAGACTGACGTGGTTACAGCCAGAGTCGGACACAGCCCTAAAAGCATCCTGAATATAGGATTTTCACTAATAATACCTTTGCTGAAATCTTTAGCGATAGACATACATCCTCTCCCTTAAAGTTTCGACCTGTGAAATAGGAGGACAAATATCCCCCCACTTAGGGTGATGAAGAGAATAAACAGGTCGCTCCTCTGGAGCTAATTTGTTGTGGGGGGTATAATCTTTCTACAAACAGACCGCTCCTCTGGAGCTAATATGAATAAAGCTCCGTAGGAGCGACCTGTTTGTAGAGAGCTTGCATATCTGTTTCTGGCATTTTATTTCAACCTATTTCACAGGTTGAACTTTAGTGAACGCTGGGCGGACTGAAGAGCTCATCCTCTTCTTCTATGAAATCATTCAAGAATTCCTCTCTGGCCCTAAGATGTTCAAAGGCCTCTCTGGCTTCCAGGCTCATCTTTACCTCGGCTCTCAAGGCCATCAATTCTCGATAGACCTTCTCTTTCATGGCGGCAACTTTTTCTCTTAATTCTCTTTCCAGACTCGTTACCCTGGCTTGCAACTCGGCCACTTTGGCCTCCATATCAGATTTTGTCTTTCTAAAATCCGCTTCTAATTTGAGGATCCGTTCCTTTAACTCCATATTACAAGCCTTGATTCTCTCTATCTCAGCCTCAATTTCGGCGGCCAATCGCTCTCTCTCTTCCTGGCTCTTCATCTGCCTCAACCTCCATTCTTAAATTGCAACTATTTAGCCACGAATGAACCCGAATTATCACCCATTTATTTGGGTATATTAGGGTTAATTGTGGCAAATTCATCTTTAACCTTTTCAAATAGACGGAGTCCCTTACTAACCGCTTCACATACCGCCCGGGGGGAAATAGTCGCCCCACTAATAGCCTCAATATCTCCGCCGTCTTTCTTAACGGCAATTTTATCAGCTACTAA includes the following:
- a CDS encoding electron transport complex subunit E; protein product: MSIAKDFSKGIISENPIFRMLLGLCPTLAVTTSVLNGLAMGAATTAVLCCSNLVISILRKSIPAKVRIPTFIVIIAAFVTIVDMGIAAIDYKLYKALGLFIPLIVVNCVILGRAEAFASKHPPIPSLADGLGMGVGITLSLTGVGVVREILGNGTILGGALFGAAYQPVLVMILPPGAFLALGCLLALINKLTGETS